One genomic region from Halomicrobium zhouii encodes:
- a CDS encoding DUF6735 family protein, which yields MAHRALVAYERPDGRYNLHYSHEGAYKLRLATDITAETPFGGTVPSSDQRNRLELMLEVKSDGAGIAVDSGRYRATPVEMEPNAIALTLETICAERLYYLTHEAFYVVDREFDVTAYRTFSFAMDHVAHRTNEGATVGNGALVPVRWNDGEPVGDGILRGRLRALRSITRDMLDRDVFDEDEARTYMIEKLQAWVHDDAEIHVHRDTT from the coding sequence ATGGCACACAGAGCACTGGTCGCGTACGAGCGACCTGACGGACGATACAACTTGCACTACTCACACGAAGGCGCGTACAAACTCCGGCTGGCGACGGACATCACAGCCGAAACGCCGTTCGGCGGGACAGTCCCGAGTTCCGACCAGCGCAACCGGCTGGAGCTGATGCTGGAAGTCAAATCCGACGGCGCCGGTATCGCCGTGGACAGCGGTCGGTACCGAGCGACGCCGGTCGAGATGGAACCGAACGCAATCGCCCTCACGCTGGAAACAATCTGTGCGGAGCGTCTCTACTATCTCACCCACGAAGCGTTCTACGTCGTCGATCGAGAGTTCGACGTCACCGCCTACCGGACGTTCTCCTTCGCGATGGATCACGTCGCCCATCGCACGAACGAGGGTGCCACTGTCGGCAACGGTGCACTCGTCCCGGTCCGGTGGAACGACGGCGAACCAGTCGGCGATGGCATCCTTCGTGGTCGGCTTCGCGCATTGCGATCGATCACGCGAGACATGCTCGACAGGGACGTCTTCGACGAGGACGAGGCACGGACGTACATGATCGAGAAACTCCAGGCGTGGGTCCACGACGACGCAGAGATCCACGTCCACCGCGACACTACGTAA